The Streptomyces sp. CC0208 genome window below encodes:
- a CDS encoding rod shape-determining protein: protein MSFIGRDMAVDLGTANTLVYVRGRGIVLNEPSVVAINTNTGGILAVGAEAKKMIGRTPGNIVAVRPLKDGVIADFEITERMLRYFILKIHKRRYLARPRVVVCVPSGITGVERRAVIEASSQAGARQVHIIEEPMAAAIGSGLPVHEATGNMVVDIGGGTTEVAVISLGGIVTAQSIRVAGDELDNAIIQHIKKEYSLLLGERTAEQIKITIGSAYDLDADEHTEIRGRDLVSGLPKTVVISAAEVRKAIEEPVNAIVDAVKTTLDKCPPELSGDIMDRGIVLTGGGALLRGLDERLRRETGMPIHIAEDPLDSVALGSGKCVEEFEALQQVLDAQPRR, encoded by the coding sequence ATGTCGTTCATCGGCCGTGACATGGCTGTCGACCTCGGGACCGCCAACACGCTGGTGTACGTCAGGGGTCGCGGGATCGTACTCAACGAGCCGTCCGTCGTCGCGATCAACACGAACACCGGTGGAATCCTGGCTGTCGGCGCCGAAGCGAAGAAGATGATCGGGCGGACCCCCGGCAACATCGTTGCCGTGCGGCCGCTGAAGGACGGCGTGATCGCCGACTTCGAGATCACCGAGCGGATGCTGCGCTACTTCATCCTGAAGATCCACAAGCGGCGGTATCTCGCGAGGCCGCGTGTCGTCGTGTGTGTCCCCTCGGGCATCACCGGCGTCGAGCGCCGCGCCGTCATCGAGGCGTCGTCCCAGGCCGGCGCCCGCCAGGTGCACATCATCGAGGAGCCCATGGCGGCCGCCATCGGCTCCGGCCTGCCGGTCCACGAGGCCACGGGCAACATGGTGGTGGACATCGGCGGCGGCACCACGGAGGTCGCGGTCATCTCGCTCGGCGGCATCGTCACCGCCCAGTCCATCCGGGTCGCGGGCGACGAGCTGGACAACGCGATCATCCAGCACATCAAGAAGGAGTACTCGCTCCTGCTGGGCGAGCGGACGGCCGAACAGATCAAGATCACGATCGGTTCGGCGTACGACCTCGACGCTGACGAACACACCGAAATCCGTGGCCGGGACCTCGTCTCCGGGCTGCCCAAGACCGTCGTCATCTCGGCCGCCGAAGTGCGCAAGGCGATCGAGGAGCCCGTCAACGCCATCGTCGACGCCGTCAAGACGACCCTCGACAAGTGCCCGCCGGAGCTCTCCGGCGACATCATGGACCGCGGCATCGTCCTCACCGGCGGCGGCGCCCTGCTGCGCGGGCTCGACGAGCGGCTGCGCCGGGAGACCGGCATGCCGATCCACATCGCCGAGGACCCGCTGGACAGCGTGGCGCTCGGCTCCGGGAAGTGCGTCGAGGAATTCGAGGCGCTCCAGCAGGTGCTGGACGCCCAGCCGCGCAGATGA
- the mreC gene encoding rod shape-determining protein MreC produces the protein MRDTRESRLLLVLLIAVAFALITVDIRGGEDSPVDGARQGAAAVFGPIENGVSSAVDPVGNAVSAIRDSGERHDRLAELEKENAALKARLGSDDRNSSRLKQLDKMLKIAGEGQYGIKGAQVIAIGAAQGFSWTITVDVGANDGIRRDMTVLNGDGLVGRVTTVGPNTATVLLANDPDFTVGTRMEAGDELGFASGQGDRPLRVELLNGKAEVKKGDRLVTFGSQADKPFVPGVPVGVVSRVDPSGGDLTRTLYVTPYVSFSKLDIVGIVVQVPKKDPRDTVLPAKPKPTPTPTVTVTVTPSANAPVGGQIQQEQ, from the coding sequence GTGAGGGACACACGAGAGAGCCGGCTGCTCCTGGTGCTGCTGATCGCCGTCGCGTTCGCGCTGATCACGGTGGACATCCGCGGCGGGGAGGACTCGCCGGTCGACGGTGCCCGGCAAGGCGCGGCCGCGGTGTTCGGCCCCATCGAGAACGGTGTGTCATCCGCGGTCGACCCGGTCGGCAACGCCGTCTCCGCCATCCGCGACTCCGGCGAGCGGCACGACCGGCTCGCCGAGCTGGAGAAGGAGAACGCCGCCCTCAAGGCCAGGCTCGGCAGCGACGACCGCAACTCCAGCCGGCTCAAGCAGCTCGACAAGATGCTGAAGATCGCCGGCGAGGGGCAGTACGGCATCAAGGGCGCCCAGGTCATCGCCATAGGAGCGGCCCAGGGCTTCTCCTGGACCATCACCGTGGACGTCGGCGCCAACGACGGCATCCGGCGCGACATGACCGTCCTCAACGGCGACGGACTGGTCGGCCGCGTCACCACCGTCGGCCCCAACACCGCCACCGTGCTCCTCGCCAACGACCCCGACTTCACCGTCGGCACCCGCATGGAGGCCGGCGACGAGCTCGGCTTCGCCTCCGGACAGGGCGACCGCCCGCTGCGCGTCGAACTCCTCAACGGCAAGGCCGAGGTGAAGAAGGGCGACCGCCTGGTCACCTTCGGCTCCCAGGCCGACAAGCCGTTCGTGCCCGGTGTCCCGGTCGGCGTGGTCTCCCGCGTCGACCCCTCCGGCGGCGACCTCACCCGCACCCTGTACGTCACGCCGTACGTGAGCTTCAGCAAGCTCGACATCGTCGGCATCGTCGTCCAGGTCCCGAAGAAGGACCCGCGCGACACGGTGCTGCCCGCCAAACCCAAGCCGACGCCCACGCCGACCGTGACGGTCACCGTCACCCCGTCCGCCAATGCGCCGGTCGGCGGCCAGATCCAGCAAGAGCAGTAG
- the mreD gene encoding rod shape-determining protein MreD yields MRVNRILLSSALIVVALVVQVSVLARLHLPGAVPDLMLLTVLGLALVYGHVGGALVGFGAGLLADLAPPADHAAGRYALVLCVIGYLAGLAKPENGRLKSATGPMVVVVAAAIGTTLLYAGVGALVGDTAARHVGLPSLLFTAALYDLLLAPFVVPGIMALARRADNDPLAEAGSGAKSADISSGWLSSGTGLRIGGQRGGLGSLKTKARTRTARVGRIKGVKRL; encoded by the coding sequence ATGCGCGTCAACCGGATCCTGCTGTCCTCCGCCCTGATCGTGGTCGCCCTGGTCGTCCAGGTGAGCGTTCTCGCCCGCCTCCACCTCCCGGGCGCCGTCCCCGACCTGATGCTCCTCACCGTCCTCGGCCTCGCCCTGGTCTACGGCCATGTCGGCGGCGCCCTCGTCGGCTTCGGCGCCGGTCTCCTCGCCGACCTCGCCCCGCCCGCCGACCACGCCGCCGGGCGGTACGCCCTGGTGCTGTGCGTCATCGGCTACCTCGCCGGGCTCGCCAAACCGGAGAACGGCAGACTCAAGTCGGCCACCGGCCCCATGGTCGTCGTGGTCGCCGCCGCCATCGGCACCACCCTGCTGTACGCCGGTGTCGGCGCCCTCGTCGGCGACACCGCCGCCCGTCATGTGGGCCTGCCCAGCCTGCTGTTCACCGCCGCCCTGTACGACCTGCTGCTCGCCCCGTTCGTCGTCCCCGGCATCATGGCGCTCGCCCGCCGCGCCGACAACGACCCGCTCGCCGAGGCCGGTTCCGGGGCCAAGTCGGCGGACATCTCCTCGGGCTGGCTCTCCTCGGGCACGGGGCTGAGGATCGGCGGCCAGCGCGGCGGCCTCGGCAGCCTGAAGACCAAGGCGCGCACCCGTACCGCGCGGGTGGGCCGCATCAAGGGGGTCAAGCGGCTGTGA
- the mrdA gene encoding penicillin-binding protein 2 has translation MTNIPETGRTPRVQIRLVVIQILVLSLLGTLGGRLWYLQIREGDAYAKEASGNHVQQVVEPAVRGSILDARGVALADNETRLVVSASRTDLLKMKDDGKAVLTKLAKVLGMSAKDVMLKVRLCDAKTPQPCWNGSPYQPIPITDEATPKQALQIRERAEDFPGISAEPQAVRRYAAPGKANTAQVLGYLSPVTDEEITKAQNTDSPYLRSDQVGRSGLERQYDKELRGKAGVTRYEVDNLGRVIGQAEADEAQPGANLVTSIDARVQRVAEYELHQAMKTAREQFDKITGENYKADSGAVVVMEAKTGRIVAMASAPTYDPNVWVGGISAKDYKQLTGKGSDYPLLNRAIQGQSAPGSTFKVVSTAAAVEAGYEWDGGYPCTSSYSVGGQVFKNFEGESFGPISLGRALEVSCDTVFYGLADREWKKDGGINPKKGEPKDYFYKAAHQFGLGKETGIDLPNEVTGRVPDRQWKESYWKANKDAWCRTGKKDGTYVEKIAYENCLEGNKMREGDSINYSIGQGDTLVTPIQEARIYGALANGGTMYQPSIGKAIISADGRTVQEIKPKPTGRLPVSKATLKGMDAALEGVVTRGTAAWKFGGWPQDKIPLHAKTGTAEVYGKQTTSWLATYSKDYTVVMTIAQAGTGSGASGEAVRHIYNAMYGVSADGTINKKNALLPTPEKSLPKVQTDGTIKSPKIAKDPAKDQRASQEATPEPDATQQGATVNTPTNGNRDTRRRRRKRGSRRMLT, from the coding sequence GTGACCAATATCCCCGAGACCGGACGGACCCCACGGGTCCAGATCCGACTCGTCGTCATCCAGATCCTCGTGCTGTCCCTGCTCGGCACCCTCGGCGGCCGCCTCTGGTACCTCCAGATCCGCGAGGGCGACGCGTACGCCAAGGAAGCCTCCGGGAACCACGTCCAGCAGGTCGTCGAGCCCGCCGTGCGCGGCTCGATCCTCGACGCCCGGGGAGTGGCCCTGGCGGACAACGAGACCCGCCTCGTGGTCTCGGCGTCCCGCACCGACCTGCTGAAGATGAAGGACGACGGCAAGGCCGTCCTCACCAAGCTGGCCAAGGTCCTCGGCATGTCCGCCAAGGACGTCATGCTCAAGGTCCGGCTCTGCGACGCGAAGACCCCCCAGCCCTGCTGGAACGGCTCGCCGTACCAGCCGATCCCCATCACCGACGAGGCCACCCCCAAGCAGGCCCTGCAGATCCGCGAACGCGCCGAGGACTTCCCCGGCATCAGCGCCGAGCCGCAGGCCGTGCGCCGCTACGCCGCCCCCGGCAAGGCGAACACCGCCCAGGTCCTCGGCTACCTCTCCCCGGTCACCGACGAGGAGATCACCAAGGCCCAGAACACCGACTCGCCCTACCTGCGCTCCGACCAGGTCGGCCGCTCGGGCCTGGAGCGCCAGTACGACAAGGAACTGCGCGGCAAGGCGGGCGTCACCCGCTACGAGGTCGACAACCTCGGCCGGGTCATCGGCCAGGCCGAGGCCGACGAGGCCCAGCCCGGCGCGAACCTCGTCACCAGCATCGACGCCCGTGTCCAGCGGGTCGCCGAGTACGAGCTGCACCAGGCGATGAAGACCGCCCGCGAGCAGTTCGACAAGATCACCGGCGAGAACTACAAGGCCGACTCGGGCGCCGTCGTCGTGATGGAGGCCAAGACCGGCCGGATCGTCGCGATGGCGTCCGCCCCGACCTACGACCCGAACGTCTGGGTCGGCGGTATCTCCGCCAAGGACTACAAGCAGCTCACCGGCAAGGGTTCCGACTACCCGCTGCTCAACAGGGCCATACAGGGTCAGTCCGCGCCCGGTTCGACGTTCAAGGTGGTCTCCACGGCCGCCGCGGTCGAGGCCGGCTACGAGTGGGACGGCGGCTACCCCTGCACCAGCTCGTACTCGGTGGGCGGCCAGGTCTTCAAGAACTTCGAGGGCGAGAGCTTCGGCCCCATCTCGCTGGGCCGGGCGCTCGAGGTCTCCTGCGACACCGTCTTCTACGGCCTCGCCGACCGGGAGTGGAAGAAGGACGGCGGCATCAACCCCAAGAAGGGTGAGCCGAAGGACTACTTCTACAAGGCCGCCCACCAGTTCGGCCTCGGCAAGGAGACCGGCATCGACCTCCCCAACGAGGTCACAGGCCGCGTCCCCGACCGCCAGTGGAAGGAGTCGTACTGGAAGGCCAACAAGGACGCGTGGTGCAGGACCGGTAAGAAGGACGGCACCTACGTCGAGAAGATCGCGTACGAGAACTGCCTCGAAGGCAACAAGATGCGCGAGGGCGACTCCATCAACTACTCCATCGGTCAGGGCGACACCCTCGTCACCCCGATCCAGGAGGCCAGGATCTACGGGGCGCTCGCCAACGGCGGGACCATGTACCAGCCGAGCATCGGCAAGGCGATCATCAGCGCCGACGGCAGGACCGTCCAGGAGATCAAGCCCAAGCCGACCGGCAGACTTCCGGTCAGCAAGGCCACCCTCAAGGGCATGGACGCCGCCCTGGAAGGCGTCGTCACCCGCGGTACGGCCGCCTGGAAGTTCGGCGGCTGGCCGCAGGACAAGATCCCGCTGCACGCCAAGACCGGCACCGCCGAGGTCTACGGCAAGCAGACCACGTCCTGGCTGGCCACGTACTCCAAGGACTACACGGTCGTCATGACGATCGCCCAGGCCGGTACCGGCTCCGGCGCCTCGGGTGAGGCCGTGCGCCACATCTACAACGCCATGTACGGCGTCTCCGCCGACGGCACCATCAACAAGAAGAACGCGCTGCTGCCCACCCCCGAGAAGAGCCTGCCCAAGGTCCAGACCGACGGGACCATCAAGTCCCCGAAGATCGCCAAGGACCCGGCCAAGGACCAGCGGGCGAGCCAGGAGGCCACGCCCGAGCCGGACGCGACGCAGCAGGGCGCGACTGTGAACACGCCGACCAACGGGAACCGTGACACCCGCAGGCGGCGCCGCAAGAGGGGGAGCCGGAGGATGCTCACATGA
- the rodA gene encoding rod shape-determining protein RodA → MTGANSFQVSGYGPARAGWTRLLARDSLARRLDWPILFSALALSLIGSILVFSATRNRTEINQGDPYFFLIRHLMNTGIGFALMIGTVWVGHRTLRTAVPLLYGASVFLLLLVLTPLGSTVNGAHSWIVLGGGFSLQPSEFVKITIILGMAMLLAARVDAGDKPYPDHRTVLQALGLAAVPMLIVMLMPDLGSVMVMVIIVLGVLLASGASNRWVFGLLGAGTLGALAVWQLGVLDEYQIARFAAFANPSLDPAGVGYNTNQARIAIGSGGLTGAGLFHGSQTTGQFVPEQQTDFVFTVAGEELGFVGAGLIIVLLGVVLWRACRIARETTELYGTIVAAGIVAWFAFQSFENIGMTLGIMPVTGLPLPFVSYGGSSMFAVWVAIGLLQSIKVQRPMSA, encoded by the coding sequence ATGACCGGGGCGAACAGCTTCCAGGTCTCCGGGTACGGCCCCGCACGCGCGGGCTGGACCCGGCTGCTGGCCCGCGACTCGCTCGCCCGCCGGCTGGACTGGCCGATACTGTTCTCGGCCCTCGCCCTGTCCCTGATCGGCTCGATCCTGGTCTTCTCGGCGACCCGCAACCGCACCGAGATCAACCAGGGCGACCCGTACTTCTTCCTGATCCGCCACCTCATGAACACCGGCATCGGGTTCGCCCTGATGATCGGCACGGTGTGGGTCGGCCACCGCACCCTGCGCACCGCCGTGCCCCTGCTGTACGGCGCCTCGGTCTTCCTGCTCCTGCTGGTCCTCACCCCGCTGGGCTCCACCGTCAACGGCGCCCACTCCTGGATCGTGCTCGGCGGCGGCTTCTCGCTCCAGCCCTCGGAGTTCGTGAAGATCACGATCATCCTCGGCATGGCCATGCTCCTCGCGGCCCGCGTCGACGCGGGCGACAAGCCCTACCCCGACCACCGCACGGTGCTCCAGGCCCTGGGCCTCGCCGCCGTCCCGATGCTGATCGTGATGCTCATGCCCGACCTCGGGTCGGTCATGGTCATGGTCATCATCGTGCTCGGTGTGCTGCTCGCCTCCGGCGCCTCCAACCGCTGGGTCTTCGGGCTCCTCGGCGCGGGCACGCTCGGCGCGCTCGCCGTCTGGCAGCTCGGCGTGCTCGACGAGTACCAGATCGCCCGCTTCGCCGCGTTCGCCAACCCGAGCCTGGACCCGGCCGGCGTCGGCTACAACACCAACCAGGCCCGGATCGCCATCGGTTCGGGCGGGCTGACGGGCGCGGGACTCTTCCACGGCTCGCAGACCACGGGCCAGTTCGTGCCGGAGCAGCAGACCGACTTCGTCTTCACCGTCGCCGGCGAGGAGCTGGGCTTCGTCGGCGCGGGCCTGATCATCGTCCTGCTCGGGGTCGTCCTGTGGCGGGCCTGCCGGATCGCCCGCGAGACGACCGAGCTGTACGGCACGATCGTGGCCGCCGGGATCGTCGCCTGGTTCGCCTTCCAGTCCTTCGAGAACATCGGCATGACCCTCGGGATCATGCCGGTCACCGGCCTGCCGCTGCCGTTCGTGTCGTACGGCGGATCGTCGATGTTCGCGGTGTGGGTGGCCATAGGGCTGTTGCAGTCGATCAAGGTGCAGAGGCCGATGTCGGCGTAG
- a CDS encoding CYTH and CHAD domain-containing protein, with protein MADTKREIERKYESEDSGLPDLTGVAGVEAVVDKGVAHLDATYYDTPDERLMASSVTLRRRTGGSDAGWHLKLPVSEGVRDEIRAPLSDTLPDELAALVRSRVRDVELLPVVRLRSERDVRHLLDTDGRLLAEVSVDAVHAERLSGGVGDAQWTEIEVELADGGDPAFLDKVEKRLRKAGVRPSGSSSKLARALAETAPKKKLPVTGAPVTAGDHVLAYVRTQRDAIVALDPAVRQDVEDSVHGMRVATRRLRSTLKSYGKVLDRAVTDPIGDELKWLAGELGVDRDREVLSERLSAALDEVPGTLVSGPVAERLSTWSGDKPGGASARLIGVLDSRRHLALLDALDALIADPPLLKAAGKKPHKVIAKAVRKDFRKVSGLVGHALELEPGTDRDVAIHEARKKTKRTRYAAEAARPALGDPAKTVVKSMKALQNLLGEHQDSVMARQTLREVSAVAHAAGESAFTYGLLYGREEQRAAAVEAELPGFWGGIKSEADAL; from the coding sequence ATGGCGGACACCAAGCGGGAGATCGAACGCAAGTATGAGTCCGAGGACAGCGGTCTGCCCGACCTGACCGGCGTCGCCGGGGTCGAGGCCGTCGTCGACAAGGGTGTCGCGCATTTGGACGCCACCTACTACGACACACCCGACGAACGCCTCATGGCGTCCTCGGTCACCCTGCGCCGCCGCACAGGTGGCTCGGACGCCGGCTGGCACCTGAAGCTCCCCGTCTCCGAGGGCGTACGCGACGAGATCCGGGCCCCGCTCTCCGACACCCTCCCCGACGAACTCGCCGCCCTGGTCCGCTCCCGCGTCAGGGATGTCGAGCTGCTGCCCGTGGTCCGGCTGCGTTCGGAGCGCGATGTGCGCCACCTCCTCGACACGGACGGCCGGCTGCTCGCCGAGGTCAGCGTGGACGCCGTGCACGCCGAGCGGCTCAGCGGCGGCGTCGGCGACGCCCAGTGGACCGAGATCGAGGTGGAGCTCGCCGACGGCGGCGACCCCGCCTTCCTCGACAAGGTGGAGAAGCGGCTGCGCAAGGCGGGCGTACGGCCGTCCGGGTCCTCCTCGAAGCTGGCCCGGGCCCTGGCCGAGACCGCGCCGAAGAAGAAGCTCCCCGTCACCGGCGCCCCGGTGACCGCCGGCGACCACGTCCTCGCGTACGTCCGCACCCAGCGGGACGCGATCGTCGCACTCGACCCGGCCGTCCGCCAGGACGTCGAGGACTCCGTGCACGGCATGCGCGTCGCCACCCGCCGACTGCGCAGCACCCTCAAGTCGTACGGCAAGGTCCTCGATCGGGCCGTCACCGACCCGATCGGCGACGAACTGAAGTGGCTGGCCGGCGAACTGGGCGTGGACCGGGACCGCGAAGTGCTCAGCGAGCGCCTGTCGGCCGCCCTGGACGAGGTGCCGGGGACCTTGGTCTCGGGGCCCGTGGCCGAACGCCTGAGCACCTGGTCCGGGGACAAGCCGGGCGGAGCGAGCGCGCGCCTGATCGGGGTGCTGGACTCCCGGCGCCATCTCGCCCTGCTCGACGCCCTGGACGCGCTGATCGCCGACCCGCCGCTGCTGAAGGCGGCCGGGAAGAAACCCCACAAGGTGATCGCCAAGGCCGTACGGAAGGACTTCCGCAAGGTCTCCGGACTCGTCGGGCACGCCCTGGAGCTGGAGCCCGGCACCGACCGGGACGTCGCGATCCACGAAGCCCGCAAGAAGACCAAGCGCACCCGCTACGCGGCCGAGGCGGCCCGCCCGGCCCTCGGCGACCCGGCCAAGACCGTCGTCAAGTCCATGAAGGCGCTCCAGAACCTGCTGGGGGAGCACCAGGACAGCGTGATGGCCCGCCAGACCCTGCGCGAGGTGTCCGCGGTCGCCCACGCGGCGGGGGAGAGCGCCTTCACCTACGGGCTGCTGTACGGGCGCGAGGAGCAGCGGGCGGCGGCGGTGGAGGCGGAGCTGCCCGGCTTCTGGGGCGGGATCAAGAGCGAGGCGGACGCCCTCTGA
- a CDS encoding TIGR03960 family B12-binding radical SAM protein, translated as MSAETAASVFPQLEALLPHVQKPIQYVGGELNSTVKPWESCDVHWALMYPDAYEVGLPNQGVMILYEVLNEQEGVLAERTYSVWPDLEALMREHRVPQFTVDSHRPVGAFDVFGLSFSTELGYTNMLTALDLAGIPLESKDRGLDDPIVLAGGHAAFNPEPIADFIDAAIIGDGEQAVLDMTKIIREWKAEGRPGGREEVLFRLARTGSVYIPAFYDVEYLPDGRIARVVPNKSGVPWRVSKHTVMDLDEWPYPKQPLVPLAETVHERMSVEIFRGCTRGCRFCQAGMITRPVRERSITGIGDMVEKGLKATGFEEVGLLSLSSADHSEIGDIAKGLADRYEEDKIGLSLPSTRVDAFNVDLANELTRNGRRSGLTFAPEGGSERMRKVINKMVSEEDLIRTVSTAYGNGWRQVKLYFMCGLPTETDEDVLQIADMATKVIAEGRKVSGQNDIRCTVSIGGFVPKPHTPFQWAPQLSAEETDARLAKLRDKIRGDKKYGRSIGFRYHDGKPGIVEGLLSRGDRRIGAVIRAVYEDGGRFDGWREHFSYDRWMACADKTLPAFGVDVDWYTTREKTYEEVLPWDHLDSGLDKDWLWEDWQDALDETEVEDCRWTPCFDCGVCPQMDTQIQIGPTGKKLLPLTVKNGGPAPASSGHTH; from the coding sequence ATGTCAGCCGAAACCGCCGCGTCGGTGTTCCCGCAGCTCGAAGCTCTGCTCCCGCATGTGCAGAAGCCGATCCAGTACGTCGGCGGTGAGCTCAACTCCACCGTCAAGCCGTGGGAGTCCTGCGACGTCCACTGGGCACTGATGTACCCGGACGCGTACGAGGTGGGACTGCCCAACCAGGGCGTCATGATCCTCTACGAGGTCCTGAACGAGCAGGAGGGCGTCCTCGCCGAGCGCACGTACAGCGTGTGGCCGGACCTGGAGGCGCTGATGCGGGAGCACCGGGTCCCGCAGTTCACGGTGGACAGCCACCGGCCGGTCGGCGCCTTCGACGTGTTCGGCCTGTCCTTCTCCACGGAGCTGGGCTACACCAACATGCTGACGGCGCTGGACCTGGCGGGCATCCCGCTGGAGTCGAAGGACCGCGGCCTGGACGACCCGATCGTGCTGGCGGGCGGCCACGCGGCCTTCAACCCCGAGCCGATCGCGGACTTCATCGACGCGGCGATCATCGGCGACGGCGAGCAGGCCGTCCTCGACATGACGAAGATCATCCGCGAGTGGAAGGCGGAGGGCCGGCCCGGCGGCCGCGAGGAGGTCCTCTTCCGCCTCGCTCGCACCGGTTCGGTGTACATCCCGGCGTTCTACGACGTCGAGTACCTCCCCGACGGCCGTATCGCCCGCGTGGTCCCCAACAAGTCGGGCGTCCCGTGGCGCGTGTCCAAGCACACGGTCATGGACCTGGACGAGTGGCCGTACCCCAAGCAGCCCCTGGTGCCGCTCGCCGAGACGGTCCACGAGCGCATGTCCGTGGAGATCTTCCGCGGCTGCACCCGCGGCTGCCGCTTCTGCCAGGCGGGCATGATCACCCGCCCGGTCCGCGAGCGCTCCATCACGGGCATCGGCGACATGGTGGAGAAGGGCCTGAAGGCGACGGGCTTCGAGGAGGTAGGCCTTCTCTCCCTGTCCTCGGCGGACCACTCGGAGATCGGCGACATCGCGAAGGGCCTGGCGGACCGGTACGAGGAGGACAAGATCGGCCTGTCCCTCCCCTCCACCCGCGTGGACGCCTTCAACGTCGACCTGGCGAACGAACTGACCCGCAACGGCCGCCGCTCGGGCCTGACCTTCGCCCCCGAGGGCGGCTCGGAGCGCATGCGCAAGGTCATCAACAAGATGGTCTCGGAAGAAGACCTCATCCGCACGGTCTCCACGGCGTACGGCAACGGCTGGCGTCAGGTGAAGCTGTACTTCATGTGCGGCCTGCCCACGGAGACGGACGAGGACGTCCTCCAGATCGCCGACATGGCGACCAAGGTGATCGCCGAGGGCCGCAAGGTCTCCGGCCAGAACGACATCCGCTGCACGGTCTCGATCGGCGGCTTCGTCCCCAAGCCCCACACCCCCTTCCAGTGGGCCCCGCAGCTCTCGGCCGAGGAGACGGACGCCCGTCTGGCCAAGCTCCGCGACAAGATCCGCGGCGACAAGAAGTACGGCCGCTCGATCGGCTTCCGCTACCACGACGGCAAGCCGGGCATCGTGGAAGGCCTCCTGTCCCGCGGTGACCGCCGCATCGGCGCCGTGATCCGCGCCGTCTACGAGGACGGCGGCCGCTTCGACGGCTGGCGCGAGCACTTCTCCTACGACCGCTGGATGGCCTGCGCCGACAAGACGCTGCCCGCCTTCGGCGTGGACGTCGACTGGTACACGACCCGCGAGAAGACGTACGAGGAAGTCCTCCCCTGGGACCACCTCGACTCCGGCCTCGACAAGGACTGGCTCTGGGAGGACTGGCAGGACGCCCTCGACGAGACAGAGGTCGAGGACTGCCGGTGGACGCCTTGCTTCGACTGCGGGGTGTGTCCGCAGATGGACACGCAGATCCAGATCGGACCGACCGGGAAGAAGCTGCTGCCTCTTACGGTCAAGAACGGTGGTCCGGCGCCGGCTTCGAGCGGGCACACCCACTGA
- a CDS encoding CbrC family protein, with protein sequence MSAALPVFRYHPDPVASGSIREGAETCVCCERSTGWIYTATFYTAQDVDGQFCPWCIADGSAAARFEGEFTDSYGLAGVSEEILEHVTRRTPGFHAWQDPHWLVHCDDAAAFVGEVGHTELAAHPEALDQLRTDLRLGGWHDASQLESFLTHLGQGASAMLFRCTVCGTHLAYADAS encoded by the coding sequence ATGAGCGCTGCCCTGCCCGTATTCCGCTATCACCCTGATCCTGTTGCGAGCGGCTCCATCCGCGAGGGCGCCGAGACCTGCGTCTGTTGCGAACGCAGTACCGGGTGGATCTACACCGCGACCTTCTACACGGCCCAGGACGTCGACGGGCAGTTCTGTCCCTGGTGCATCGCCGACGGCAGTGCCGCTGCACGATTTGAGGGTGAGTTCACCGACTCGTACGGGCTCGCCGGGGTCAGCGAGGAGATCCTGGAGCATGTCACCCGCCGTACCCCTGGCTTCCATGCCTGGCAGGACCCGCATTGGCTCGTGCACTGTGACGACGCGGCCGCCTTCGTCGGGGAGGTCGGACACACCGAACTCGCTGCCCACCCCGAGGCACTCGACCAGCTTCGGACCGACCTGCGGTTGGGTGGGTGGCACGACGCATCGCAGCTGGAGAGCTTCCTGACTCACCTGGGGCAGGGCGCAAGCGCCATGCTCTTCCGCTGCACCGTCTGCGGCACCCACCTCGCCTACGCCGACGCCTCGTAG
- a CDS encoding S1 RNA-binding domain-containing protein, which produces MLLDDFTDRPLGTVGSLDGSWRRHFSDVAVVGQRVAGEVTAVDLDAGRVRLSMAATENPELWAFLKRLRHGELLSGTVAAIERFGVFVALDEGPEHPVYPGVGFITYPELSWRRFETASDVVEVGQRVSCEFLQFDTWNGEARLSLRAMQPDPFVVFVDGVVVGQRLSGRVTKLVPFGVFVELADGIEGLVHLSELNSVPVAAPEDVVQVGDQVTVVVTDVDRDRRRLSLSRRQA; this is translated from the coding sequence GTGCTTTTGGACGACTTCACCGACCGGCCGCTCGGGACGGTGGGGTCGTTGGACGGTTCCTGGCGTCGGCATTTCTCCGACGTTGCCGTGGTCGGGCAGAGGGTCGCCGGCGAGGTGACTGCCGTTGATCTCGATGCGGGCCGGGTGCGGTTGTCGATGGCGGCCACGGAGAACCCGGAGCTCTGGGCGTTCCTCAAGCGGCTTCGTCATGGGGAGCTCCTGTCCGGCACGGTGGCGGCGATCGAGCGTTTCGGTGTCTTCGTGGCGCTGGATGAGGGTCCTGAGCATCCGGTGTATCCCGGCGTCGGCTTCATTACGTATCCCGAGTTGTCCTGGCGTCGTTTCGAGACGGCGTCCGATGTCGTTGAGGTCGGGCAGCGGGTGTCGTGTGAGTTCTTGCAGTTCGACACATGGAACGGGGAGGCTCGGCTGTCTCTGCGGGCGATGCAGCCGGACCCCTTCGTGGTGTTCGTCGACGGCGTCGTGGTGGGACAAAGACTGAGTGGGAGGGTGACGAAACTTGTCCCGTTCGGTGTCTTCGTGGAGCTCGCCGACGGTATCGAGGGCTTGGTGCATCTGTCTGAGCTGAACTCGGTGCCTGTGGCGGCGCCGGAGGATGTCGTACAGGTCGGCGATCAGGTGACGGTTGTCGTCACGGACGTCGACCGCGACCGACGCCGACTGTCGCTCTCTCGGCGACAGGCTTGA